A region of Plectropomus leopardus isolate mb chromosome 16, YSFRI_Pleo_2.0, whole genome shotgun sequence DNA encodes the following proteins:
- the LOC121955408 gene encoding inward rectifier potassium channel 2-like, translating to MMGAARVKRRFSAVVDGPVEEEEVMRLAQSAADTARAGGSPTGSGTPTSPSPTHALNGKPLPLQSNTNNARRQSAIGESVGGDAGEGGVRAGGMCSGLRGSSVGGRGKGRSSDQDSLSSPSTTNRRRTRRSSRRPRQRFVGKDGRCNVTFVNMSERGQRYLSDLFTTCVDIRWRWMLVIFTLSFLLSWLLFGFAFWLIASLHGDLSIRLPPSSGSSPGSGEGESGGESDREAVVEEPCFLQVNSFMAAFLFSLETQTSIGYGFRSVTEECPLAVLAVVLQCIVGCIIDAFIIGAVMAKIAKPKKRNETLVFSDTAVVALRDGKLCMMWRVGNLRKSHLVEAHVRAQLLKPRVTEEGEFLPLDNIDINVGFDTGTDRIFLVSPVTIVHEINDESPFFEIDQKTLENDSELEVVVILEGMVEATAMTTQCRSSYLASEILWGHRFEPVLFERKDCYQVDYSFFHRTYEIPNTPSCSAKELAEQKYIQSSRSSFCYENEVALQLVSPDDEPDQDPECPSPPTRRQSLAEHLHYN from the exons ATGATGGGAGCGGCACGTGTGAAACGCCGTTTCAGTGCTGTGGTGGATGGGccagtggaggaggaagaggtcaTGAGGCTGGCACAGAGTGCTGCAGACACGGCTAGGGCAGGGGGGAGTCCAACGGGGTCAGGGACCCCAACCAGCCCCTCCCCAACCCATGCCCTGAACGGCAAACCTCTACCTCTCCAGAGCAACACCAACAATGCACGGAGGCAGAGCGCCATTGGAGAGTCAGTTGGGGGAGACGCAGGAGAAGGCGGGGTGAGAGCAGGAGGAATGTGCTCAGGACTAAGAGGCAGTAGtgtgggaggaagaggaaaaggcCGCTCTTCAGACCAGGATTCACTCTCTTCCCCCTCCACTACCAACCGCCGGCGCACCAGGCGCTCAAGCCGCCGGCCCCGACAACGCTTTGTGGGCAAGGACGGACGCTGCAACGTCACCTTCGTCAACATGAGCGAGAGGGGCCAGCGCTACCTTAGTGACCTCTTCACCACATGTGTGGACATCCGCTGGCGCTGGATGCTGGTCATCTTCAccctctccttccttctctcctgGCTGCTCTTTGGATTTGCCTTCTGGCTCATTGCCTCCTTGCATGGGGACCTTTCAATTCGGCTTCCTCCCAGCTCAGGTTCCTCTCCGGGATCAGGAGAGGGCGAGTCTGGAGGAGAGTCTGATAGAGAGGCAGTGGTTGAGGAGCCGTGCTTCCTCCAGGTGAACAGCTTCATGGCGGCCTTTCTATTCTCCTTGGAGACGCAGACATCTATCGGTTACGGCTTTAGAAGCGTGACTGAAGAGTGTCCCCTGGCGGTGTTGGCGGTCGTtttgcagtgcattgtgggcTGCATTATTGACGCCTTCATCATCGGGGCAGTTATGGCAAAGATTGCTAAGCCCAAGAAGCGCAACGAGACGCTGGTGTTCTCCGACACGGCCGTGGTGGCGCTGAGGGACGGGAAACTCTGCATGATGTGGAGGGTCGGAAACCTACGCAAGAGCCACCTGGTAGAGGCACATGTTCGAGCACAACTACTGAAG CCAAGGGTGACAGAAGAGGGAGAATTCCTCCCCCTGGACAATATAGACATCAACGTGGGTTTTGACACTGGCACCGACCGCATCTTCTTGGTCTCGCCAGTGACGATCGTCCACGAAATCAATGACGAGTCACCCTTCTTCGAGATCGATCAAAAGACCCTGGAGAATGACTCTGAATTGGAGGTGGTGGTCATACTTGAGGGCATGGTGGAGGCCACAGCCATGACCACACAGTGCCGGAGCTCGTATCTGGCTTCTGAGATCCTCTGGGGACACCGATTCGAACCAGTGCTCTTTGAGAGGAAAGACTGCTACCAG GTGGACTATTCATTCTTCCATCGGACATATGAAATCCCAAACACGCCCTCATGCAGTGCTAAAGAGCTGGCTGAGCAGAAGTACATTCAAAGCTCACGCTCATCATTCTGCTATGAGAACGAAGTCGCTCTGCAGCTCGTCTCCCCTGATGATGAGCCTGACCAGGACCCTGAGTGTCCCTCCCCACCAACCCGAAGGCAATCCCTGGCAGAACATCTCCACTACAACTGA